A single region of the Lycium barbarum isolate Lr01 chromosome 2, ASM1917538v2, whole genome shotgun sequence genome encodes:
- the LOC132626759 gene encoding uncharacterized protein LOC132626759 isoform X1, which yields MLLWLDKKRDIGHPYLARALILNICTLHDSTGEKSNNLPDPSYATALNSNLTPVTKTTLIYRSPEIHKGKSTVFFTIQEEEELAKDCKFTLIGKFSHGRPSIEDIISDFSARFTVKGKAKDETIHHTFLDGELARTIWNFFGIPLGIPWEHNTLRTLLMKWWYVKAENGLHKDLLKVIPVVIFWEIWKSRCSNRYEKSKISKAWVIYQVSYHIRWLVTKTNNNKRWKWPWHELCKQIMLLSPKIDCIIVRWIRPPLNWIKLNTDGSHNCEDDIGAGGIVRDSNGNLIMAFAKSLGKGSSNLAEAKAALYGMKWCISNGFRNIILESDSLIIINMLEGKINIAWELQDSIAWELQDSIDTIKQLLS from the exons ATGCTACTTTGGTTAGACAAAAAAAGGGACATCGGGCACCCGTACCTAGCACGGGCACTGATACTGAATATTTGCACTCTTCACG ATTCTACAGGGGAAAAGTCTAACAATCTACCCGACCCCTCCTATGCCACTGCTCTGAACTCCAATCTCACCCCAGTGACAAAAACTACACTCATCTACAGGTCGCCGGAAATCCACAAAGGGAAATCAACTGTCTTCTTTACTATTCAGGAGGAGGAAGAGCTTGCAAAAGATTGCAAATTCACTCTAATTGGGAAATTTTCTCATGGTAGACCGTCAATCGAAGATATCATAAGTGATTTCTCAGCCAGATTTACAGTAAAAGGTAAGGCCAAAGATGAAACTATTCATCATACTTTCCTAGATGGTGAGCTGGCTAGGACTATATGGAATTTCTTTGGAATTCCTCTAGGAATTCCATGGGAACACAATACCTTAAGGACTTTGTTGATGAAATGGTGGTATGTCAAAGCAGAAAATGGTCTGCACAAAGATCTTCTCAAAGTAATTCCTGTTGTCATTTTCTGGGAAATATGGAAATCAAGGTGCTCAAACAGGTATGAAAAATCAAAAATCTCAAAGGCTTGGGTTATTTACCAGGTAAGCTATCATATCAGATGGTTAGTCACTAAGACTAACAATAACAAACGCTGGAAATGGCCTTGGCATGAACTTTGCAAACAAATTATGCTTTTGTCTCCCAAAATTGATTGCATAATTGTAAGATGGATTAGACCACCTTTGAACTGGATTAAGCTGAACACCGATGGCAGTCACAATTGTGAGGATGATATTGGAGCTGGAGGCATTGTCAGGGACAGTAATGGGAATCTCATCATGGCTTTTGCAAAATCCCTCGGAAAGGGTAGTAGTAATTTAGCAGAAGCTAAAGCTGCTTTATATGGAATGAAATGGTGCATCTCTAATGGCTTTCGGAACATAATTCTGGAAAGTGATTCTCTCATCATAATCAACATGCTTGAAGGAAAAATCAACATTGCTTGGGAGTTACAAGACTCTATTGCTTGGGAGTTACAAGACTCTATTGATACGATAAAACAATTGCTCTCTTAA
- the LOC132626759 gene encoding uncharacterized protein LOC132626759 isoform X2, protein MATTDSTGEKSNNLPDPSYATALNSNLTPVTKTTLIYRSPEIHKGKSTVFFTIQEEEELAKDCKFTLIGKFSHGRPSIEDIISDFSARFTVKGKAKDETIHHTFLDGELARTIWNFFGIPLGIPWEHNTLRTLLMKWWYVKAENGLHKDLLKVIPVVIFWEIWKSRCSNRYEKSKISKAWVIYQVSYHIRWLVTKTNNNKRWKWPWHELCKQIMLLSPKIDCIIVRWIRPPLNWIKLNTDGSHNCEDDIGAGGIVRDSNGNLIMAFAKSLGKGSSNLAEAKAALYGMKWCISNGFRNIILESDSLIIINMLEGKINIAWELQDSIAWELQDSIDTIKQLLS, encoded by the coding sequence ATGGCTACGACAGATTCTACAGGGGAAAAGTCTAACAATCTACCCGACCCCTCCTATGCCACTGCTCTGAACTCCAATCTCACCCCAGTGACAAAAACTACACTCATCTACAGGTCGCCGGAAATCCACAAAGGGAAATCAACTGTCTTCTTTACTATTCAGGAGGAGGAAGAGCTTGCAAAAGATTGCAAATTCACTCTAATTGGGAAATTTTCTCATGGTAGACCGTCAATCGAAGATATCATAAGTGATTTCTCAGCCAGATTTACAGTAAAAGGTAAGGCCAAAGATGAAACTATTCATCATACTTTCCTAGATGGTGAGCTGGCTAGGACTATATGGAATTTCTTTGGAATTCCTCTAGGAATTCCATGGGAACACAATACCTTAAGGACTTTGTTGATGAAATGGTGGTATGTCAAAGCAGAAAATGGTCTGCACAAAGATCTTCTCAAAGTAATTCCTGTTGTCATTTTCTGGGAAATATGGAAATCAAGGTGCTCAAACAGGTATGAAAAATCAAAAATCTCAAAGGCTTGGGTTATTTACCAGGTAAGCTATCATATCAGATGGTTAGTCACTAAGACTAACAATAACAAACGCTGGAAATGGCCTTGGCATGAACTTTGCAAACAAATTATGCTTTTGTCTCCCAAAATTGATTGCATAATTGTAAGATGGATTAGACCACCTTTGAACTGGATTAAGCTGAACACCGATGGCAGTCACAATTGTGAGGATGATATTGGAGCTGGAGGCATTGTCAGGGACAGTAATGGGAATCTCATCATGGCTTTTGCAAAATCCCTCGGAAAGGGTAGTAGTAATTTAGCAGAAGCTAAAGCTGCTTTATATGGAATGAAATGGTGCATCTCTAATGGCTTTCGGAACATAATTCTGGAAAGTGATTCTCTCATCATAATCAACATGCTTGAAGGAAAAATCAACATTGCTTGGGAGTTACAAGACTCTATTGCTTGGGAGTTACAAGACTCTATTGATACGATAAAACAATTGCTCTCTTAA